A DNA window from Vigna unguiculata cultivar IT97K-499-35 chromosome 10, ASM411807v1, whole genome shotgun sequence contains the following coding sequences:
- the LOC114167094 gene encoding shikimate O-hydroxycinnamoyltransferase-like, which translates to MIINVKESTMVRPAEEEERRVVWNSNVDLVVPNFHTPSVYFYRANGASNFFDGKVLKEALSKVLVPFYPMAGRLRRDEDGRVEIDCDGQGVLFVEADTGAVIDDFGDFAPTLELRQLIPAVDYSQGIETYPLLVLQVTHFKCGGASLGVGMQHHVADGASGLHFINTWSDVARGLDVSIPPFIDRTILRARDPPRPVFDHIEYKPPPAMKTKPPTESDTAAVSIFKLTRDQLSTLKAKSKEDGNTITYSSYEMLAGHVWRSVCKARALPEDQETKLYIATDGRSRLQPSPPPGYFGNVIFTTTPIAVAGDLMSKPTWYAASRIHNALLRMDNEYLRSALDYLELQPDLKALVRGAHTFKCPNLGITSWTRLPIHDADFGWGRPIFMGPGGIAYEGLSFIIPNSINDGSLSVAIALQPDHMKVFKEYLYDI; encoded by the exons ATGATCATCAACGTGAAGGAATCGACGATGGTGCGGCCGGCGGAAGAGGAGGAGCGGCGGGTGGTGTGGAACTCGAACGTGGACCTGGTGGTGCCGAATTTCCACACGCCCAGCGTCTACTTCTACAGAGCGAACGGCGCGTCCAACTTTTTCGACGGGAAGGTTCTGAAGGAGGCATTGAGCAAGGTGCTGGTGCCGTTCTATCCAATGGCCGGGAGGCTCCGGCGAGACGAAGACGGTCGCGTGGAGATTGATTGCGACGGTCAGGGGGTTCTCTTCGTGGAGGCGGACACCGGCGCCGTCATCGACGACTTCGGGGACTTTGCACCCACCCTTGAGCTCCGGCAGCTCATCCCCGCCGTGGATTATTCGCAAGGGATCGAAACCTATCCCCTCTTGGTGTTACAG gtAACGCACTTCAAATGTGGAGGGGCTTCACTTGGAGTTGGTATGCAGCATCATGTAGCAGATGGAGCCTCGGGTCTTCACTTCATCAACACGTGGTCCGATGTGGCGCGTGGCTTGGATGTTTCCATTCCACCATTCATCGACCGAACAATACTCCGTGCCAGAGACCCACCTCGACCCGTTTTTGATCACATCGAATACAAACCCCCACCCGCCATGAAAACCAAACCACCCACAGAATCTGATACTGCAGCGGTCTCCATTTTCAAGCTCACACGTGACCAGCTCTCCACGCTCAAAGCCAAGTCCAAAGAAGATGGCAACACAATCACCTACAGCTCCTACGAGATGTTGGCAGGACACGTGTGGAGAAGCGTGTGCAAAGCAAGAGCACTTCCCGAAGATCAAGAAACCAAATTGTACATTGCAACCGACGGAAGATCAAGGCTTCAACCCTCTCCTCCACCGGGTTACTTCGGCAATGTCATATTCACCACCACACCAATCGCCGTGGCTGGTGATCTCATGTCAAAACCAACATGGTACGCTGCAAGCAGAATCCACAACGCGTTGCTGCGAATGGACAACGAGTATTTGAGATCCGCTCTTGATTATCTAGAGCTGCAACCTGATCTCAAAGCTCTGGTTCGTGGCGCACACACTTTCAAATGTCCGAATCTTGGCATCACCAGCTGGACCCGGCTTCCGATCCATGATGCTGACTTTGGTTGGGGAAGACCCATTTTCATGGGTCCTGGTGGAATTGCTTATGAGGGTTTATCTTTCATAATTCCAAACTCGATCAATGATGGTAGCTTGTCTGTGGCAATTGCTCTTCAACCCGACCATATGAAGGTGTTTAAGGAATACTTGTATGACATTTGA
- the LOC114165671 gene encoding uncharacterized protein LOC114165671 codes for MTKSQVKPANILLTLKEKDDCNVTTLKQVYNARYRYKRSIRGSRTELQQLMLMLERDHYIHFSRCLDESDVVSDLFWTHPDAVKLLNSFNIVFLMDSTYKTNKYRLPLLEIVGVTSTGLTFSPAFAFLSSEKQNNFIWALERLRGLFMTSEGGPEVIVTDRDLALMNAVGMVFPQCYHLLCRFHIQKNVQAKCKMLVNSVDAWDVVLQAWENVMDCEDELKFNECVHRLELVSQPWPVFFEYVNDSWIIPYKKFFVKAWTNKVMHLGNTTSNRVESAHWSLKKVLGSSMGDLCSCWDGIHNVIILQHNEIKASFERSINLINDSYKALSYRRLVGNISRCALELLAPELERVKKIGFDSSRCGCILRQTYGLPCACELARYDPGIIPLQEIHVMWTRLNFSNVSSSQSEGQLSIQREVDLLLNLFKEVDIAGKVTIKHKLLDIVSPSMTSMLPPPSKVKTKGAAKSHRSKKSTKRDPSYFEHVDAFIESSRQDTFVAKTENKVKSKRVIEEKVIPMLEQFNPVFHPYILDVVDVVADGHCGYRCIAALLGMGEESWPLIRHDLYKELSQWRDEYATLVGGYDRLEELRKSLLVQSPSGANRDKWMTIPDMGYAIANRYNVILVCLSSVQNLTIFPLRTSPPTSQSQHRLICIGHVYNSHFVQVRLQEGCPLPTMDIISSSNCYPKAKGWTSFYRDRMQAFLDLHIVDRSYVDLMED; via the exons ATGACCAAAAGTCAAGTCAAACCTGCAAATATACTTCTcactttgaaagaaaaagatgattgtAATGTTACAACTCTGAAGCAAGTGTATAATGCGAGATATAGGTACAAACGTTCAATAAGAGGTTCAAGAACTGAGTTACAACAGTTAATGTTGATGTTGGAACGTGATCACTACATCCATTTTAGTAGATGTCTTGATGAATCTGATGTGGTAAGCGATTTGTTCTGGACCCATCCTGATGCTGTGAAGTTGTTAAATTCATTCAACATTGTGTTCTTAATGGATAGTACCtataaaaccaacaaatatcGGTTGCCATTACTTGAGATTGTTGGTGTGACCTCAACGGGATTAACTTTCTCGCCCGCTTTTGCATTTTTATCTAGtgaaaagcaaaataatttcatttgggCTCTTGAAAGGCTAAGAGGTCTATTTATGACGTCCGAGGGTGGTCCAGAAGTCATTGTAACTGATAGGGATCTTGCTCTAATGAATGCTGTTGGCATGGTGTTCCCTCAGTGTTATCATCTTCTATGCCGTTTCcacattcaaaaaaatgtgcagGCAAAGTGCAAAATGTTAGTAAATTCTGTTGACGCATGGGATGTTGTACTTCAAGCCTGGGAGAATGTCATGGACtgtgaagatgaattaaagttCAACGAGTGTGTTCATCGTCTTGAGCTTGTTAGCCAGCCATGGCCTGTATTCTTTGAATATGTTAACGACTCGTGGATCATTCCTTATAAGAAATTCTTTGTGAAGGCATGGACGAATAAAGTTATGCATTTGGGGAATACAACATCAAACAG GGTTGAGTCTGCTCACTGGAGTCTGAAGAAAGTTCTTGGAAGTAGTATGGGAGACCTTTGTTCGTGTTGGGATGGAATTCACAACGTTATTATCTTGCAACACAACGAAATTAAGGCGTCTTTTGAAAGAAGTATAAATCTGATCAATGACTCTTACAAGGCATTGAGTTATAGAAGATTAGTGGGTAATATTTCTAGATGTGCCTTAGAACTCCTTGCTCCAGAATTGGAAAGAGTAAAGAAGATTGGATTCGATAGTAGTCGTTGTGGCTGCATTCTCAGACAAACTTATGGTCTACCATGTGCGTGTGAATTAGCACGATATGATCCTGGGATTATTCCTCTCCAAGAAATTCATGTCATGTGGACTAGGTTGAACTTCTCCAATGTCTCGTCTTCACAATCTGAAGGGCAATTATCTATTCAGAGGGAGGTTGATCTACTGcttaatcttttcaaagaagttgATATTGCAGGAAAAGTgaccataaaacataaattacttgaCATAGTTAGCCCTTCCATGACATCGATGTTACCACCACCGAGTAAAGTTAAGACGAAAGGTGCAGCTAAGAGTCATAGATCAAAGAAGTCAACCAAACGTGATCCCTCCTATTTTGAGCATGTGGACGCCTTCATAGAGTCCTCAAGACAAGACACATTTGTtgcaaaaacagaaaacaaggTGAAGAGCAAACGTGTAATTGAAGAGAAAGTAATACCCATGCTAGAACAGTTCAATCCTGTTTTTCATCCATATATACTCGATGTTGTCGATGTTGTGGCAGACGGTCATTGTGGATATAGATGCATTGCTGCATTGTTGGGTATGGGTGAGGAGTCGTGGCCTCTAATCAGACATGATCTATACAAAGAACTTAGCCAATGGCGAGATGAATATGCAACGTTAGTTGGAGGCTATGATCGTCTGGAAGAACTGAGAAAGTCTTTGCTAGTTCAATCACCATCAGGG gCTAATCGAGACAAGTGGATGACTATACCAGACATGGGGTATGCGATTGCTAATCGATATAATGTAATCCTCGTGTGCTTGTCATCAGTTCAGAATTTGACTATATTCCCACTTCGTACATCCCCACCTACTTCGCAAAGTCAACATCGACTAATTTGTATCGGACATGTTTACAATTCTCATTTTGTTCag GTTCGTCTACAAGAAGGCTGTCCATTACCGACAATGGATATCATATCATCTAGCAATTGTTACCCAAAGGCAAAAGGGTGGACATCATT
- the LOC114167380 gene encoding uncharacterized protein LOC114167380, translated as MVMRFLVFSLLISGIHAISISEFNTSFSSEGKGLIQSNGQAQQLLGKLLYGSNEDVTELKEKVDETENGYKEEVVSTRRTSHGGSSGGGGKKGKAGTGGSADVNRRPRQSSAPSKPHFWISKFILCVSLALVTLFSFHWV; from the exons ATGGTGATGAGATTCCTTGTTTTTTCCCTACTCATCTCAGGCATTCATGCCATATCAATCTCAGAGTTCAACACGAGTTTCAGTTCAGAAGGTAAAGGCCTAATCCAGAGCAATGGACAAGCACAACAACTTCTTG GGAAATTGTTATATGGAAGCAATGAAGATGTAACAGAGTTGAAAGAGAAAGTTGATGAAACTGAAAATGGGTACAAAGAAGAAGTAGTGAGTACTAGAAGAACATCACACGGTGGAAGTTCAGGCGGTGGAGGAAAGAAAGGAAAAGCAGGAACCGGTGGCAGTGCAGATGTTAATCGCCGGCCACGTCAGAGTTCTGCGCCGTCAAAGCCTCATTTTTGGATATCGAAATTTATTCTATGCGTAAGCTTGGCTTTAGTCACATTATTTTCTTTCCACTGGGTCTGA